In Campylobacter suis, the following proteins share a genomic window:
- the waaA gene encoding lipid IV(A) 3-deoxy-D-manno-octulosonic acid transferase — MVAIYYILALIVWIFGAIFLLIFSFKSKYKHSIPARFFLFKNPSFKEAQIHFHACSFGEIQALKPIMQMFEDKAISVVTNTGFEAASKISANTRFLPFEIFLPFWLKPSKVLVVFEAELWLMLVAIAKAKGAKVLLVNARISDRSYKRYLKFAFFYRKIFSFIDVIYAQSQIDKERLSALGAKNIIVNGNIKSAFLPQPSKKFTKPKERVIVLASTHEGEEKILLDSILPSQNDKFIVAPRHPERFAMVKELVKAWAQKHKKSFASFSQSKSLEADVILLDTLGELVNFYAISDVVVLGGSFVPNVGGHNPIEAAQFKNAIISGKHIFNQKSLFTLLKGVYNVDVSEVNSLLQSELEICQIAQKGDANIIIDEIRRGCGTGKSI; from the coding sequence GTGGTTGCGATTTACTACATTTTAGCCCTGATAGTTTGGATCTTTGGGGCTATTTTTTTACTTATTTTTAGTTTTAAAAGCAAATACAAACACTCTATCCCTGCAAGATTTTTTCTTTTTAAAAATCCAAGCTTTAAAGAGGCTCAGATTCATTTTCATGCATGTAGTTTTGGTGAAATTCAAGCCCTAAAGCCCATTATGCAAATGTTTGAAGATAAGGCTATTAGTGTTGTTACAAACACTGGCTTTGAGGCAGCAAGTAAAATTTCTGCCAATACTCGCTTTTTGCCATTTGAAATTTTCTTACCATTTTGGCTAAAACCATCAAAGGTTTTGGTAGTTTTTGAGGCTGAACTTTGGCTTATGTTGGTTGCCATAGCAAAGGCAAAAGGGGCAAAAGTTTTACTAGTAAATGCTAGAATCTCAGATAGAAGCTATAAAAGATATTTAAAATTTGCATTTTTTTATAGAAAAATTTTTAGCTTCATTGATGTAATATATGCACAAAGCCAGATTGATAAAGAGCGCTTAAGTGCACTAGGGGCTAAAAACATTATCGTAAATGGTAATATAAAATCAGCATTTTTGCCTCAGCCAAGCAAAAAATTTACCAAGCCAAAAGAGCGAGTGATAGTCCTAGCTAGCACACACGAGGGTGAGGAGAAAATTTTACTTGATAGCATTTTGCCATCACAAAATGACAAATTTATAGTCGCACCACGCCATCCAGAGCGTTTTGCGATGGTTAAAGAGCTTGTAAAAGCTTGGGCGCAAAAACACAAAAAGAGTTTTGCAAGTTTTAGTCAAAGCAAGAGTTTAGAAGCTGATGTTATCTTGCTTGATACGCTTGGTGAACTTGTAAATTTCTATGCCATTAGCGATGTTGTAGTTCTTGGTGGTAGTTTTGTGCCAAATGTTGGAGGTCATAATCCGATTGAAGCAGCACAGTTTAAAAATGCTATAATTAGCGGAAAACATATATTTAACCAAAAAAGTTTATTTACGCTTTTAAAAGGCGTTTATAATGTAGATGTAAGCGAAGTTAACAGCTTGCTACAAAGTGAGTTGGAAATTTGTCAAATAGCCCAAAAAGGCGATGCAAATATAATAATCGATGAGATAAGGAGAGGCTGTGGCACAGGAAAAAGCATATAA
- a CDS encoding RluA family pseudouridine synthase, translated as MAQEKAYKLLALQENISNNEAKALIDDGLVFAKGQKVLIARGLMSDTTKFSVQKQPKPNVIFEDENLLVINKPAFITSEKISQMYKFPLLHRLDKETSGVLMLVKNDEFQKNAIEEFKKMRVKKVYLAIVKGIVSEDMTINEPILTIKTKGGAHSKISKDGKEAISHVAPLMVVGKKSLVKIAIDTGRTHQIRVHLSSLNHPIVGDEKYGKNRANRMYLHSYLVEFLGYKFRADLPSEFSEFGFEISRKFEI; from the coding sequence GTGGCACAGGAAAAAGCATATAAACTACTTGCACTTCAAGAAAACATTTCAAACAACGAAGCAAAGGCGCTAATAGACGACGGACTTGTTTTTGCTAAAGGTCAAAAAGTACTGATAGCGCGTGGCTTGATGAGTGATACGACTAAATTTTCAGTGCAAAAACAGCCAAAGCCAAATGTTATATTTGAAGATGAAAATCTTTTAGTGATTAATAAGCCAGCTTTTATAACTAGCGAAAAAATAAGCCAAATGTATAAATTTCCACTCTTGCACAGACTTGATAAGGAGACAAGCGGTGTTTTGATGTTGGTAAAAAATGATGAATTTCAAAAAAATGCGATAGAAGAATTTAAAAAAATGCGCGTTAAAAAGGTTTATTTGGCGATAGTTAAAGGCATTGTAAGCGAGGATATGACGATAAATGAGCCCATTTTAACTATAAAAACAAAGGGTGGTGCTCACTCTAAGATTTCAAAAGATGGCAAAGAGGCGATAAGTCATGTTGCTCCACTTATGGTTGTTGGTAAAAAATCGCTTGTAAAAATAGCCATAGATACTGGTAGAACTCATCAAATTCGCGTCCATCTATCATCCTTAAATCATCCCATCGTAGGGGATGAAAAGTATGGTAAAAATCGAGCAAATAGAATGTATTTGCATAGCTATTTGGTGGAATTTTTGGGGTATAAGTTTCGTGCTGATTTACCTAGTGAGTTTAGTGAATTTGGTTTTGAAATTTCAAGAAAATTTGAGATTTAA
- a CDS encoding zinc ribbon domain-containing protein, whose protein sequence is MNKYLQQVVELSKFDKEIDAFTPRIESVQKSFKAVQDELDEINTKIEQLDTDIKEMKNQKSLTDAHIAEFSVKIKDVAKKSGSAKSEKEVKALNLEEEIAREQLEAANEEISRLEKIIENKVASKTELSEKQAELSEKQAQIQSEISSELEAIEKEREEVYSKKTKLVGEMNQKILTFYEKIRKWARNTAVIPVKKQACYGCFMQINDKTFAAVVHGDDIVTCPHCGRILYKENA, encoded by the coding sequence ATGAATAAATATCTACAACAAGTCGTCGAGTTGTCAAAATTTGATAAAGAGATCGACGCATTTACTCCACGCATTGAGAGCGTTCAAAAATCTTTTAAAGCCGTTCAAGATGAGCTTGATGAGATTAACACAAAGATTGAGCAACTTGATACAGACATAAAAGAGATGAAAAACCAAAAGTCATTAACAGATGCGCACATTGCCGAGTTTTCAGTAAAGATAAAAGATGTTGCTAAAAAAAGTGGATCAGCAAAGAGCGAGAAAGAAGTTAAAGCTTTAAATTTGGAAGAAGAGATAGCAAGAGAGCAACTTGAAGCAGCAAACGAAGAGATATCAAGACTTGAAAAAATTATCGAAAATAAAGTAGCTAGCAAAACCGAACTTAGCGAAAAACAAGCTGAACTTAGCGAAAAACAAGCACAGATTCAAAGTGAAATTTCAAGCGAGCTTGAAGCGATAGAAAAAGAGCGTGAAGAGGTTTATAGTAAAAAAACAAAGCTTGTTGGTGAAATGAACCAAAAAATTCTTACATTTTATGAAAAAATTCGTAAATGGGCACGCAACACAGCCGTTATTCCTGTTAAAAAACAAGCTTGTTATGGTTGCTTTATGCAGATAAATGATAAAACTTTTGCGGCTGTTGTGCATGGCGATGATATCGTTACATGTCCGCATTGTGGTAGAATTTTATATAAAGAAAACGCTTAA
- a CDS encoding Nif3-like dinuclear metal center hexameric protein, which yields MKIAEIYDFLDKLSPFDTQESWDNSGLLVGSFYDEVQRIYLSLDIDTNLVQNALPNSLIIAHHPLIFKGLKSLDFTRYPSNLINLMIKKNISLIAAHTNYDKAVLNEYFVSEVLGLKISQKDEFLAYAEVDMSFDELVKFAKVKMGLENLRCVRAKERVKRIAVCTGSGVDLIPFVKADAFLTGDLKYHQALEAKENLLNLIDIGHFESEAYFGASLKKYLQNFKIEVIISDFKNPFTHY from the coding sequence ATGAAGATAGCTGAAATTTATGATTTTTTAGATAAATTAAGTCCATTTGATACGCAAGAGAGCTGGGATAATAGCGGGCTTTTGGTGGGCTCATTTTATGATGAGGTGCAGCGTATATACCTAAGTCTTGATATTGATACTAATTTGGTGCAAAATGCCTTGCCAAATTCTCTTATCATCGCACATCATCCGCTGATTTTTAAGGGGCTTAAGTCGCTTGATTTTACTCGCTATCCAAGCAATCTTATAAATTTAATGATTAAAAAAAACATAAGCTTAATCGCCGCTCACACAAACTATGATAAAGCCGTGTTAAATGAGTATTTTGTGAGTGAAGTTTTAGGGCTTAAAATCTCACAAAAGGATGAGTTTTTAGCTTATGCTGAAGTTGATATGAGCTTTGATGAGTTAGTAAAGTTTGCAAAAGTAAAAATGGGCTTAGAAAATTTACGTTGCGTAAGAGCAAAAGAGCGAGTAAAACGCATAGCAGTTTGCACTGGAAGTGGGGTTGATCTCATACCTTTTGTAAAGGCTGATGCGTTTTTAACTGGCGATTTAAAATACCACCAAGCACTTGAAGCCAAAGAAAATTTGCTAAATTTAATAGATATCGGACACTTTGAGAGTGAGGCGTATTTTGGGGCATCTTTGAAAAAATATTTGCAAAATTTCAAAATAGAAGTTATAATAAGCGATTTTAAAAATCCATTCACGCATTATTAA
- a CDS encoding DUF3972 domain-containing protein — translation MQTFLKIDEFCKLVHLEREVIEGMIERGVLNTKIEEDGEILIEASQGTMSVVPTTSSDLSVNMNAVVGESFVEKTIGTILNLHEKVLDAKDETLDVLRNENKFLKEALYSMQELYDEDRKTIDTLTAQLKHSQEEVEFLKRKYKLMWNKAVENFNA, via the coding sequence ATGCAGACTTTTTTAAAGATAGATGAGTTTTGCAAGCTAGTGCATTTAGAGCGTGAAGTTATAGAGGGTATGATAGAGCGTGGCGTGCTTAATACAAAAATCGAAGAAGATGGTGAAATTTTAATCGAAGCTAGCCAGGGTACGATGAGTGTTGTGCCCACAACTAGCAGTGATCTGAGCGTTAATATGAATGCTGTTGTTGGCGAAAGCTTTGTTGAAAAGACTATTGGCACGATACTAAATTTACACGAAAAAGTTCTTGATGCAAAAGACGAGACGCTTGATGTGCTAAGAAATGAGAATAAATTTTTAAAAGAGGCACTTTATTCGATGCAAGAGCTTTATGATGAAGACAGAAAGACCATAGATACGCTAACGGCACAACTTAAGCACTCGCAAGAAGAGGTTGAGTTTTTAAAGCGAAAGTATAAATTAATGTGGAACAAGGCGGTTGAAAATTTTAATGCATGA
- the glyQ gene encoding glycine--tRNA ligase subunit alpha, which produces MTFSEIILTLQNYWREQGCVIVQPYDMPAGAGTYHQATFLRSLGKKPWATAYVAPSRRPTDGRYGENPNRLGAYYQFQVLIKPSPENIQELYLKSLERLGLDLKKHDIRFVEDNWESPTLGAWGLGWEVWLDGMEVTQFTYFQQVGGIACELISGEITYGLERLAMYIQNKDNVYDIVWDDKNGIITYGDVHKQGEYEWSKYNFEIADVSMLFNQFENAFKECKRCLEAKISLPAYDYCMLAAHTFNVLDARGAISVTQRQDYILKIRELAKECAVTYKESLNEDS; this is translated from the coding sequence ATGACATTTTCAGAAATTATTTTAACCCTACAAAATTACTGGCGAGAGCAAGGTTGCGTGATAGTTCAGCCTTACGATATGCCAGCAGGTGCGGGAACATATCATCAAGCGACATTTTTAAGAAGTCTTGGCAAAAAGCCGTGGGCTACGGCTTATGTAGCACCATCTCGTCGTCCAACTGACGGTAGATACGGCGAAAATCCAAACCGTTTAGGAGCTTACTATCAGTTTCAGGTTCTTATAAAACCAAGCCCAGAAAATATCCAAGAGCTTTATCTAAAAAGCTTAGAGCGTCTAGGTCTTGATCTTAAAAAACACGATATTCGCTTTGTTGAGGACAACTGGGAGAGTCCTACGCTTGGTGCGTGGGGGCTTGGCTGGGAAGTTTGGCTTGATGGTATGGAAGTAACGCAATTTACCTATTTTCAGCAAGTTGGCGGTATAGCGTGTGAGCTAATAAGTGGCGAGATAACCTACGGACTTGAGCGACTTGCGATGTATATACAAAACAAAGATAATGTCTATGACATAGTTTGGGACGATAAAAACGGTATTATAACATACGGCGATGTGCATAAACAAGGCGAATATGAGTGGAGTAAATATAACTTTGAGATAGCTGATGTAAGTATGCTTTTTAATCAGTTTGAAAATGCCTTTAAAGAGTGTAAAAGATGTTTGGAAGCTAAAATTTCACTGCCTGCTTATGATTATTGTATGCTTGCGGCTCATACTTTTAATGTCCTTGATGCTCGCGGTGCTATTTCGGTAACTCAAAGGCAAGATTACATCTTAAAAATTCGCGAACTTGCAAAAGAGTGCGCTGTAACATATAAAGAAAGTTTAAATGAAGATAGCTGA